Proteins encoded within one genomic window of bacterium:
- a CDS encoding DUF4079 family protein, producing the protein MPAVAYLHPLAGAATLALLVYVGSLGLTLRTARRDRAARAARHARWARIAYLAVLLSWLGGALSVLLDRDDLTLAASLHFRTGTALALLLTGSALTARAMARGSRAARDWHPWLGAAAVLLAAAHAASGLRLTP; encoded by the coding sequence GTGCCGGCCGTCGCCTACCTGCATCCACTGGCCGGCGCCGCGACGCTGGCGCTGCTGGTGTACGTCGGGTCCCTCGGCCTGACGCTGCGCACCGCGCGCCGCGACCGCGCCGCCCGCGCCGCGCGGCACGCGCGCTGGGCGCGCATCGCCTACCTCGCGGTGCTGTTGAGCTGGCTCGGCGGAGCGCTGTCGGTGCTGCTCGACCGCGACGACCTGACCCTCGCGGCGTCGCTGCACTTCCGCACCGGCACCGCGCTCGCCCTGCTGCTCACCGGCAGCGCGCTCACCGCCCGCGCCATGGCGCGCGGCTCGCGCGCCGCCCGCGACTGGCACCCCTGGCTGGGCGCCGCCGCGGTGCTCCTGGCCGCCGCGCACGCCGCGTCGGGCCTGCGGCTGACGCCGTGA
- a CDS encoding FAD-dependent oxidoreductase: MSRTCVIVGAGPAGLAAAHRLAAAGVKVTVLEASNAIGGRTRSERVGEFTVNTGASFLTTFYDATLALLRTLGIGSEAPATQLGSMATPFGKIEMELNAPRRILRFPLISLGGKLRTAAMFAGAALRRRVHVARPTRLAWLDRGETLEQWGRRTVGDTAYQYLLRTGVEPFFYIGAEEQSAALGKALLRHALGWQLLVVPAGMGAICDALAAGIEVRTGCQASGIELRERSVEVSHAGGVVEADACILAAPASAIARLDGPLAAEDRADVAAVRTMPNVVLYFGYERPITVQYPLVTPAGPGRHAIARVRTWSTLCPAYVPEGKELLAIQAMGWRSAELLDRDPGRIAAALRGDAEEVFGRLADPDWVRLYPRPEGTVITQPGHYRRMAAFLRRPRRRLFYAGDWLTGSTIEGAVWSGVTAADALLKSA, translated from the coding sequence ATGTCGCGAACCTGCGTCATCGTCGGCGCCGGGCCGGCGGGGTTGGCGGCGGCGCACCGCCTGGCCGCCGCCGGCGTCAAGGTGACCGTGCTCGAGGCGTCGAACGCGATCGGCGGCCGCACGCGCAGCGAGCGGGTCGGCGAGTTCACCGTCAACACCGGCGCCAGCTTCCTCACCACCTTCTACGACGCCACCCTGGCGCTGCTGCGGACGCTGGGCATCGGCAGCGAGGCGCCGGCGACCCAACTCGGCTCGATGGCCACCCCGTTCGGCAAGATCGAGATGGAGCTGAACGCGCCGCGCCGCATCCTGCGCTTCCCGCTGATCAGTCTCGGCGGCAAGCTGCGCACCGCCGCGATGTTCGCCGGCGCGGCGCTGCGCCGGCGCGTGCACGTGGCGCGGCCGACCCGCCTCGCCTGGCTCGATCGCGGCGAGACCCTCGAGCAGTGGGGCCGGCGCACGGTCGGCGACACGGCGTACCAGTACCTGCTGCGCACCGGCGTCGAGCCCTTCTTCTACATCGGCGCCGAGGAGCAGTCGGCGGCGCTCGGCAAGGCGCTGCTACGCCACGCGCTCGGCTGGCAGCTCCTGGTCGTGCCCGCGGGCATGGGGGCCATCTGCGACGCGCTGGCCGCCGGCATCGAGGTGCGCACCGGCTGCCAGGCCAGCGGCATCGAGCTGCGCGAGCGGTCGGTGGAGGTGTCCCACGCCGGCGGCGTCGTCGAGGCCGACGCCTGCATCCTCGCCGCGCCGGCGTCCGCCATCGCCCGACTCGACGGGCCGCTGGCAGCGGAGGACCGCGCCGATGTCGCCGCGGTGCGCACGATGCCCAACGTGGTCCTCTACTTCGGCTACGAACGCCCGATCACGGTGCAGTATCCGCTGGTCACCCCGGCCGGACCCGGCCGGCACGCGATCGCCCGCGTCCGCACCTGGTCGACGCTCTGCCCCGCCTACGTCCCCGAGGGCAAGGAACTGCTCGCCATCCAGGCGATGGGCTGGCGCAGCGCCGAGCTGCTCGACCGCGACCCCGGCCGCATCGCCGCGGCGCTGCGCGGCGACGCCGAGGAGGTGTTCGGCCGCCTCGCCGACCCCGACTGGGTCCGCCTCTATCCGCGTCCCGAGGGCACGGTGATCACCCAGCCCGGCCACTACCGCCGCATGGCCGCCTTCCTGCGTCGACCGCGCCGCCGGCTGTTCTATGCCGGCGACTGGCTCACCGGCTCGACCATCGAGGGCGCGGTGTGGTCGGGCGTCACCGCCGCCGACGCGCTGCTGAAGAGCGCCTGA
- a CDS encoding MBL fold metallo-hydrolase — MRATDRTFGRVTVLVGEKTGKYPDGNSLWIRGRDAVAVVDPSLSVARRAGELGAVDLVIQSHVHEDHVAGLFRFPTARVVAHRADLPGLHHLDGLLAIYGYADARLLATLRTWVVEEFHYAARPDASAYEDGAVFDLGGTAVRAIHLPGHTRGHSALLVEPEGVLFLGDIDLSSFGPYYGDAWSDLEDFERSLARVREIEARVWVSFHHAGVIEDRATFLAKLDRFAARIGEREAALLDHLAAPRTLEELVRHRFLYPPHAQLSYADAAERRTIAQHLARLERARRVERIAEHTWRRIS, encoded by the coding sequence ATGCGAGCGACCGACCGCACCTTCGGCCGGGTCACCGTCCTGGTGGGCGAGAAGACCGGCAAGTACCCCGACGGCAATTCGCTGTGGATCCGCGGCCGCGACGCGGTGGCGGTCGTCGATCCCTCGCTGAGCGTCGCCCGCCGGGCCGGCGAGCTGGGCGCGGTCGACCTCGTCATCCAGAGCCACGTGCACGAGGATCACGTCGCCGGCCTCTTCCGCTTCCCGACGGCGCGCGTCGTCGCGCACCGCGCCGACCTGCCCGGCCTGCACCACCTCGACGGCCTGCTGGCCATCTACGGCTACGCCGACGCCCGCCTGCTGGCGACGCTGCGCACCTGGGTGGTGGAGGAATTCCACTACGCGGCGCGGCCGGACGCCAGCGCGTACGAGGACGGCGCGGTCTTCGACCTCGGCGGCACGGCGGTGCGCGCCATCCACCTGCCCGGCCACACCCGTGGCCACTCGGCCCTGCTCGTCGAGCCCGAGGGCGTGCTGTTCCTCGGCGACATCGACCTCAGCAGCTTCGGGCCGTACTACGGCGACGCCTGGTCCGACCTCGAGGATTTCGAGCGCTCGCTGGCGCGGGTGCGCGAGATCGAGGCCCGCGTCTGGGTGTCGTTCCACCACGCCGGCGTCATCGAGGACCGCGCCACCTTCCTCGCCAAGCTCGACCGCTTCGCCGCCCGCATCGGCGAACGCGAGGCCGCGCTGCTCGACCATCTCGCCGCGCCGCGCACCCTCGAGGAGCTGGTGCGCCACCGCTTCCTCTACCCGCCGCACGCCCAGTTGAGCTATGCCGACGCCGCGGAGCGCCGCACCATCGCGCAGCACCTCGCCCGCCTGGAGCGCGCCCGACGCGTCGAACGGATTGCCGAGCACACATGGCGACGGATCTCCTGA